The Planctomycetota bacterium region GCGGGCAGCGGCGTTGACTCCGTGGTACGCTCGGCGACCGGCCGCGGCCATACGGCTGCCCGGTGCACCCGGAGGGAAGGGTGCGGGGCCGGCGAACGGACGATCACGGGGGGAGCGATGCGAGTGGTGCGAAACGGATTCGGCCTGGTGAGCGCAGGGAGCGTGGCCCGCGTCGTCGTGGCGGTGCTCGGCACCGCGGCGACCGCCGCCGCGGCACAGCAGCCCCCGGCGGCTGCCGCCGATGCCGCCCCGGCCAAGGCGCCGGAAACGGTGACCGCCGAACGCGGTCGGTTCGAGGTCGCGCTCGAGGCCAAAGGCGACGTCGTTCCCCTCGACGCAGCGCTGATCGACTTCGACCCCCAGGCCTGGCAGCAGCCGCTGCGGATCGTCTCGGTCGTGCCCCATGGCTCCAAGGTGAACGCCGGCGACGTGATCATCCAATACGACACCAAGAAACTCGACCAGGCGATCGCCGACGCCGAGAGCGCCGCGGCCGTCGCCGAGAAAGCGCTCGAGATCGCCCGGCGCGAACTGCCGGTGAGCGAGGCCCTCCATCCCCTCGAGCTCGCCGCCGCCGAACGTGCCGGGCGGATCGCCGCCGAGGATCTCAAGCGCTGGCAGACCGTGGAGCGGAAGCAGACCGAGGAGCAGGCGCGGTTCGGCCTCAAGGCGGCGGAGGAGTTCCTCAAGTACGCCAACGAGGAGCTCCGCCAGCTCCAACAGATGTACAAGGACAAGGACCTCACCGAGGAGACGGAGGAGATGATCCTCCAGCGGACCCGGTTCGAGGTCGAGCAGGCGGAGTTCCGCCTCAAGAACTCGCGCCTCAACGCCGAGGAGCAGTTGTCCGTCGAGGTGCCGCGGCGCGACGAGGCGGTCGCTGCCGCCGCGGCCCGTGCCGCGCTCGACCTCGAGAAGGCCCGGGCGACGCTGCCGCTGCGCCTCGACCAGCAGCGCCTCACCGTCGCCAAGGAGGAGCTCGAGCGGGCCCAGGCGGCGCGCAAGCTCGCCGAACTGAAGGAGGACCGCCTCAAGACGACCCTCCGCGCACCGCGTTCCGGGATCGTGTACCACGGCCGGTTCCACGACGGCGCTTGGTCGACCGCGGCGGTGAGCAGCAAGGCGGCGGCCGGCCAGGACGCGCCCCCCGGGGAGATGATGTTCACCGTCGTCGATCCGGCCCGCGTCGGGTTCTCCGCCACGATCGAGGAGAAGGACCTGCACCTCGTCACCCCCGGGATCGCGGGCCGGGTGACGCCCGACGGCTACCCCGAGGCCGAGATCCCGGCGACACTCGCCGCTTTCAACGGCGTCCCGAAGAACGGCCGCTACCACGCCCAGTTCGCCGTCGCGCCCCCTGCCGGCGGGCCGGCGCTGCTCCCCGGGATGGGCGGCCGCCTCCGGGCCATCGTCCATGCCCGTCCCGACGCGGTGACGCTCCCGACCAGCGCCGTGTTCCGCGACGACGACGGCAGCCGCGTCGTCTACCTGCCGGGGCAGCCGGCGGCGCTGAAGCGCGTGGTCAAGGTCGGCCGGACGGCGGGTGATCGGATCGAGATTCTCGAGGGCGTCGCGGCTGGCGAGGCGGTGCTCGCCAAGCGCCCCTGAAGGTGATTGGCCAGGCGCCGAGGAGGGATCGAATGACGCGCGCGGGAATCGTCGTCGGCGTGCTCACGGCCATGGTCGGCCAAGCGTGGGCGCCGTCACGGGCAGACGAACCAGCGGCGGTGACGGCGCCCGAACGCCGCGCGCCCCCCCGGCCGGCGGCGGCCGAGCGCCTCTCGCCGGCGGAGCTCGACGGCGCCATCGACCGCGGGCGGCGGTTCCTCGTCGCCGTCCAGAACGACGATGGCTCGTTCGGCACGCCCGAACGCACCAAAGACCTCAATATCATCGCCGGCGTCGGCTCGCACCACGGCTTCCGTGCGGCGACGACCGCGCTGTGCGTGCAGGCGCTGATCGAGGAGACCGACGGCTCGCCGGAGGTGCTGCGCGCCATCGAACGCGGCGAGGCGTGGCTCATGGACGAGCTGCCCACGGTCCGCCGCGACGACCCGATGCTGATCTACAATGTCTGGTCGCACGGCTACGGCATCCAGGCCCTCGTGGCGATGCACGGCCGGCTCCCCGACGACGCCCAGCGGCGCGAGCGGATCGCCGGGCTGATCCGCGGGCAGTTCGAGAAGCTCGTCCGCTACGAGTCGGCCGAGGGGGGCTGGGGCTACTACGACTTCACCGCCGGCACGCAGCGCCCCGCGTCGAGCTCGACGAGCTTCGTCAACGCGATGGTCCTGATCGCCCTCGCCGACGCCCGCGCGATCGGCATCGAGCCCCCCGCGCGGATCACGCAGCGCGCCCTGGAATCGACGCGCAAGCAGCGGCTTCCCGACTACAGCTACCTGTACGGCAGCTACCTGCGGATGGAGCCGCGGATGGGGATCAACCGCCCCGCCGGCAGCCTTGGCCGCAGCCAGGCCTGCAACCTCGCCTTCCGGCTGTGGGGCGACCAGACGATCACCGACGGCGTGCTCGCCGAGTGGCTCGACCGTCTCATCCAGCGCAACGGTTGGCTCGATCTGGGGCGGAAGCGCCCCGTGCCCCACGAGTCGTTCTTCCAGGTGGCGGGCTACTTCTACTACTTCGGCCACTACTACGCGGCGCGGGTGATCGACATCCTCCCGGCGGCGGAGCGGCCGTTCTACCAGGACCACCTCGCGCGGATCCTGCTTGCGGTCCAGGATGCCGACGGCTCATGGTGGGACTATCCGCTCTACAACTACCACCAGCAATACGGCACGGCCTACGCGCTGATGTCGCTGCACCGCTGCCGCCGGGCGAACGACGCGCTGCCCGTGCCCGACCAACGCTGACGACCGCGGGAGGGACACCGCCGTGCCGACCGAAGCGACGCCCGGCGCCCTCGACAGGGCGCTTGGCAAGGCCTACCGGCGGCTCCTGCCGCTTCTCTTCCTCTGCTACGTCATCGCCTACGTCGACCGCACCAACGTGGCGATCGCGAAGCTGACGATGGCCAAGGACCTGCCGGCGTTCACCAATGACGTCATCGGTCTGGGCGCCGGGATCTTCTTCCTCGGCTATTTCCTCCTCGAGATCCCGGGGTCGATCATCGTCGAGCGCTGGAGCGCCCGGAAATGGATCTGCCGGATCATGGTCACGTGGGGGATCTGCGCGGCGCTGACCGCGTTCGTGAAGACGCCCTTGCAGTTCTACGCGGTGCGTTTTCTCCTCGGCCTCGCCGAGGCGGGGTTCTTCCCGGGGATCATCGTCTACCTGACGCACTGGTTCCCGGCGAAGGAGCGGGCCCGGGCGCTGTCGATCTTCCTCGTCGCCTCGCCGATCGCGATGATCGTCGGGCCGGCGCTGTCGCGGCTGCTGCTGCCGATCGGCACGGAGGAGGTGATCGACGGCGTGACGGTGGCCCATCCGCATCTCCTCGGCATGGCCGGATGGCAGTGGATCTACATCGCCTGGGGGATTCCGGCGGTGGTCGTCGGCCTGCTCGTGCTCGTGCTCATGCCCGACCGGCCGCACGACGCGGTCTGGCTGTCGCGCGACGAGGCCGACGCGCTCGAGGAACAGCTCGCGGCCGACACGCGCCGCCAGAAGGCGGCCCACATGCCGGTCTGGCAGGCGCTCACCAACCCGCGCGTGCTGCTGCTCGCACTGGCCTACTTCGGGATCGTGACGGCCAACTACGGGATCGAGTTTTTCCTCCCGAGCATCCTCGAAAAGACCTATGCGCTGAAGCTCGAGGAGGTCACGGTGCTGGTCATGCTCCCCTCGCTACTGGTGATCGTGGGGCAGATCTTCGTCGGGCGGAGTTCCGACCGCACCGGGGAGCGCCGCTGGCACGCGTCGGTGCCGGTGTTCATCGGCGCGGCGGCGCTGGTGGCGGGGGCGCTGGTCCGCGGCAACCTGCCGCTGACGGTGGCCTGTTTCGTGGTCGCTGCCGCGGGGATGAAGGCCTACATGCCCGCCTTCTGGGCGCTCCCCAACCTGTTCCTCGCCAGCACGGCGGCGGCCGGGAGCGTCGGGCTGATCAATTCGGTGGGGAACCTCGGCGGCTTCCTCGGGCCGACGCTCCTCGGGTTCGTCGACAAGACGACCGGGTCGTTCACGATCGGCCTGCTGATCACGGCGCTGACCGCCACGCTCTCGGCCTGCCTGATCGCGTCGCTACCGTTCGCCGCCGCGCCGCGGGAAGAGGATGCCGGCGGGGCCGACGACTCCGATCGGCACGACACCGGCCCCGTGCGCGTCGATGACGACGGCAATCCGTATCGCCGGCCGTTCGCCGACCAGTGAGCGTGCCGCCGTGCCGGATCTGGCCTCAGTCTCCACCGGAGGCATCGAGCCCGCAGGCAACCCCCGACATCACCGCCGCGATCCGCACCGCGTCGTGACAGGCTTCTTCGCTCGCGCCGAGGTGGACGAGACTCGCCTCGTGGCTCTGGATGCAGGCCTCGCACCCGGCCAGTGCCGCACAGCCGAGGCTCATCAGCTCGAAGTCGAGTTTCGACGTCGCCGGCTGCGCCATCCGCCCCATCCGCAGGCGCGCCGGCCGCGAGGCGTAGCTCTCCTTGCCCTCGCGGCCGTGGGCCACCATGTGGCGGAACCGGAAGTAGACCGTGTTCATCGCCATCAGCCCGGCGGCGGCGGTGGCGTCAGACACGACGGCGGCCGCGTCGCCCCCCAAGCTCGCGCGGAGATCCGCCTCCAGCGCCGCGGCGAGCGGCCCGCAGCGCAGGAACCGGGCCGCGGCCAGGGCCGTGCCGAGGGCCTGGGCGGGGGTGAGGTTCTCACCGGAGAGCACCGCCTGGGCGTTGAGGCGCAGGTCCTTGAGGTCGTCGGGGAGGCGGTCGCGGAGGGCATCGAGGGCGTCGAGCACGAGGGGCATGGGAACCTCACGAAAACGTGGCCCGCGGGATTCCCGCGGTGCGTTGAACGATCAGGCAGTCAGATGGTAGTGTTGGGGTGTTTGCCCGCACCGCGAAGGCCTTCATGCCGCGCCGCGACGATCTCCACACCATTCTGCTCATCGGATCCGGGCCGATCGTCATCGGGCAGGCCTGCGAATTCGACTATTCCGGTACCCAGGCCTGCAAGGCGCTGCGCGAAGACGGCTACCGCGTCGTCCTCGTCAACTCCAACCCGGCCACGATCATGACCGATCCGGGGACGGCCGACCGGACCTACATCGAGCCGTTGACGCCGGAGTTCATCGAAAAGGTCATCGAACTGGAGCGGCCCGACGCCGTCCTGCCGACGCTCGGGGGCCAAACCGCCCTCAACCTGGCGATGGATCTCCACCGCCGCGGCGTCCTCGACCGCCACGGCGTGGAGATGATCGGCGCCGACGCCGAGGCGATCCGCCGCGGCGAGGACCGCGAGATCTTCAAGGAGACGATGCGCCGCATCGGGCTGGAGACCTGCCGCGGGCGGATCGTCCGGAGCCTGGCCGAGGCCCGCGAGGTCCTCGGCGAGATCGGCCTGCCGGCGGTCATCCGCCCGAGTTTCACGCTCGGCGGGTCGGGCTCGGGGGTGGCCTACAACCGCGACGAGTTCGACTCCAAGGTGCAGCGCGGCCTCGATCTGTCTCCCGTCGGCGAGGTGCTGGTCGAGGAGTCGATCCTCGGCTGGAAGGAATACGAGATGGAGGTGATGCGCGACGCCGACGACAACGCCGTCATCATCTGCTCGATCGAGAACTTCGATCCGTGCGGCGTCCACACTGGCGATTCGATCACCGTGGCACCGGCGCTGACGCTCACCGACCGGCAATACCAGCGGATGCGCGACGCCAGCTTCGCGGTGATCCGCGCGATCGGCGTCGCCACCGGCGGGTCCAACATCCAGTTCGCCGTCGACCCGCGCACGGGGCGGATGATCGTCATCGAGATGAATCCGCGCGTCAGTCGGTCGTCGGCGCTGGCCAGCAAGGCGACCGGCTTCCCGATCGCCAAGATCGCCGCCAAGCTCGCCGTCGGGTGGCGACTCCACGAACTGGCCAACGACATCACCCGGCGCACGAAGGCCTGCTTCGAGCCGGCCATCGACTACGTCGTCGTCAAGGTGCCGCGCTTCGCGTTCGAGAAGTTTCCCGAGGCCGACAGCCGGCTGACGACGCAGATGAAGAGCGTCGGCGAGACGATGGCGATCGGGCGGACCTTCAAGGAAGCGCTGCAGAAGGCGCTCCGCGGTCTCGAGGTCGGCGCCTTCGGCCTCGGCTGCGACGGCAAAGACCTGTGGGGGACGGCCGCGGAGCCGACGGTCGACGACATCGTCGCCCGGATCTCGACTCCCGATCCGGACCGGATCTGGTGGCTCCGGTATGCCGTCAAGGCGGGGCTCTCGATCGACGAGATCCACGGCCACACCGGGATCGATCCCTGGTTCCTCGACCAGATCGTCCAAGTGGTCGAGCTGGAGAGCCTGCTGCGGACGGTGGGCAGCCTCGCCGAGATCGACACCGGCCTGCTCCGGGCCGCGAAGCAGGCCGGCTTCTCCGACCGGCAGCTCGGGACGCTGCTCCACGCCGCCGAGCTCGACGTGCGCCAGGAGCGGCTCCGCCGCGGCATCGTCGCCACCTACAAGGCCGTCGACACCTGCGCCGCCGAGTTCGAGGCCTTCACCCCCTACTACTACTCGACGTGGGAGGAGGAAGACGAGCTCCCGCCCCCCGAGCCGGGGCGGCGGCGGGTGATGATCCTCGGCGGCGGCCCCAACCGCATCGGCCAAGGGATCGAGTTCGACTACTGCTGCTGCCACGCCAGCTTCGCGCTCCGCGAGCTGGGCATCCAGAGCATCATGGTCAACTCCAACCCCGAGACGGTGAGCACCGACTACGACACCAGCGACATCCTGTTCTTCGAGCCGCTGACCTGCGAGGACGTGCTCAACATCGCCGATCGGATCGCCCCCGACGGCGTCATCGTCCAGCTCGGCGGGCAGACGCCGCTCAACCTCGCCCGCGCCCTCCACGGTGCCGGGCTGCCGATCATCGGCACGAGCGTCGACACCATCGAGGTCGCCGAGGACCGGGAGAAGTTCCGCGCCCTGCTCGACCGGCTCGGGCTCGCGCAGCCGGCCAGCGGCATCGCCCGGACCCTTGCCGGGGCCCGTGCCGAGGTCCAGCGGATCGGCTATCCGTCGCTCGTCCGCCCGAGCTACGTCCTCGGCGGCCGGGCGATGGAGATCTGCTACGACCAGCAGCAGTTCGACCGCTACGTCGCCGAGGCGTTCGCCGTCGCCCAGGGCCAGCCGGTGCTCATCGACCGGTTCCTCGAGGATGCCGTCGAGGTCGACGTCGATTGCATCGCCGACGGCAGCCGGGTCGTGATCGCCGGGGTGATGGAGCATATCGAGGAGGCGGGGGTCCACTCCGGTGACTCGGCCTGCTGCATCCCGCCCCACGGGCTGCCCGACGAGGTGGTCGCGGAGATCCGGGAGGCGGCGGCGGGCATGGCCCGGAGCCTCGGCGTGGTCGGCCTGATGAACGTCCAGTTCGCCGTCAAGCGCGAGGATGGCCGGCCGACGATCTACGTCATCGAGGCCAACCCCCGCGCCAGCCGCACCGTGCCGTTCGTCGCCAAGGCGACCGGCGTGCCGGTGGCGAAGGTGGCGGTGAAAGTGATGGCCGGCCAGTCGCTGGCGGAGCAGGGGATCGTCGCCGACCCCGTTCCGGTCCATGTCAGCGTCAAGGAGAGCGTGTTCCCGTTCGTGAAGTTCGCCGGCGTCGACATCGCCCTGGGGCCCGAGATGCGCTCCACCGGCGAGGTGATGGGCGTCGCCGACCGGTTCAGCATCGCGTTCGCGAAGAGCCAGATCGCCGCCGGGACCGTCCTGCCGCGCTCGGGGCGGATCTTCATCAGCGTGGCCAGCCCGCAGGCGAAGGAGGCGATCGTCGAGCCGGCTCGGCGCCTGGTGGCCCTGGGCTTCGAGCTGGTGGCCACGTCGGGCACGGCGCGCGTGCTGGCGGCGGCCGGGGTGCCGGTGGAGTCGGTGAAGAAGCTCCAGGAGGGCCACCCCAACCTCCTCGACATGCTCATCGACCGCCGCGTCCAGCTGATCTTCAACACCCCCCGCGGCA contains the following coding sequences:
- a CDS encoding alkyl hydroperoxide reductase gives rise to the protein MPLVLDALDALRDRLPDDLKDLRLNAQAVLSGENLTPAQALGTALAAARFLRCGPLAAALEADLRASLGGDAAAVVSDATAAAGLMAMNTVYFRFRHMVAHGREGKESYASRPARLRMGRMAQPATSKLDFELMSLGCAALAGCEACIQSHEASLVHLGASEEACHDAVRIAAVMSGVACGLDASGGD
- a CDS encoding HlyD family efflux transporter periplasmic adaptor subunit, whose protein sequence is MRVVRNGFGLVSAGSVARVVVAVLGTAATAAAAQQPPAAAADAAPAKAPETVTAERGRFEVALEAKGDVVPLDAALIDFDPQAWQQPLRIVSVVPHGSKVNAGDVIIQYDTKKLDQAIADAESAAAVAEKALEIARRELPVSEALHPLELAAAERAGRIAAEDLKRWQTVERKQTEEQARFGLKAAEEFLKYANEELRQLQQMYKDKDLTEETEEMILQRTRFEVEQAEFRLKNSRLNAEEQLSVEVPRRDEAVAAAAARAALDLEKARATLPLRLDQQRLTVAKEELERAQAARKLAELKEDRLKTTLRAPRSGIVYHGRFHDGAWSTAAVSSKAAAGQDAPPGEMMFTVVDPARVGFSATIEEKDLHLVTPGIAGRVTPDGYPEAEIPATLAAFNGVPKNGRYHAQFAVAPPAGGPALLPGMGGRLRAIVHARPDAVTLPTSAVFRDDDGSRVVYLPGQPAALKRVVKVGRTAGDRIEILEGVAAGEAVLAKRP
- a CDS encoding terpene cyclase/mutase family protein, with product MTRAGIVVGVLTAMVGQAWAPSRADEPAAVTAPERRAPPRPAAAERLSPAELDGAIDRGRRFLVAVQNDDGSFGTPERTKDLNIIAGVGSHHGFRAATTALCVQALIEETDGSPEVLRAIERGEAWLMDELPTVRRDDPMLIYNVWSHGYGIQALVAMHGRLPDDAQRRERIAGLIRGQFEKLVRYESAEGGWGYYDFTAGTQRPASSSTSFVNAMVLIALADARAIGIEPPARITQRALESTRKQRLPDYSYLYGSYLRMEPRMGINRPAGSLGRSQACNLAFRLWGDQTITDGVLAEWLDRLIQRNGWLDLGRKRPVPHESFFQVAGYFYYFGHYYAARVIDILPAAERPFYQDHLARILLAVQDADGSWWDYPLYNYHQQYGTAYALMSLHRCRRANDALPVPDQR
- the carB gene encoding carbamoyl-phosphate synthase large subunit, translated to MPRRDDLHTILLIGSGPIVIGQACEFDYSGTQACKALREDGYRVVLVNSNPATIMTDPGTADRTYIEPLTPEFIEKVIELERPDAVLPTLGGQTALNLAMDLHRRGVLDRHGVEMIGADAEAIRRGEDREIFKETMRRIGLETCRGRIVRSLAEAREVLGEIGLPAVIRPSFTLGGSGSGVAYNRDEFDSKVQRGLDLSPVGEVLVEESILGWKEYEMEVMRDADDNAVIICSIENFDPCGVHTGDSITVAPALTLTDRQYQRMRDASFAVIRAIGVATGGSNIQFAVDPRTGRMIVIEMNPRVSRSSALASKATGFPIAKIAAKLAVGWRLHELANDITRRTKACFEPAIDYVVVKVPRFAFEKFPEADSRLTTQMKSVGETMAIGRTFKEALQKALRGLEVGAFGLGCDGKDLWGTAAEPTVDDIVARISTPDPDRIWWLRYAVKAGLSIDEIHGHTGIDPWFLDQIVQVVELESLLRTVGSLAEIDTGLLRAAKQAGFSDRQLGTLLHAAELDVRQERLRRGIVATYKAVDTCAAEFEAFTPYYYSTWEEEDELPPPEPGRRRVMILGGGPNRIGQGIEFDYCCCHASFALRELGIQSIMVNSNPETVSTDYDTSDILFFEPLTCEDVLNIADRIAPDGVIVQLGGQTPLNLARALHGAGLPIIGTSVDTIEVAEDREKFRALLDRLGLAQPASGIARTLAGARAEVQRIGYPSLVRPSYVLGGRAMEICYDQQQFDRYVAEAFAVAQGQPVLIDRFLEDAVEVDVDCIADGSRVVIAGVMEHIEEAGVHSGDSACCIPPHGLPDEVVAEIREAAAGMARSLGVVGLMNVQFAVKREDGRPTIYVIEANPRASRTVPFVAKATGVPVAKVAVKVMAGQSLAEQGIVADPVPVHVSVKESVFPFVKFAGVDIALGPEMRSTGEVMGVADRFSIAFAKSQIAAGTVLPRSGRIFISVASPQAKEAIVEPARRLVALGFELVATSGTARVLAAAGVPVESVKKLQEGHPNLLDMLIDRRVQLIFNTPRGKGARTDEGRIRAASVLHGVPCITTLPAAEACIRAMEAMRSESLSVQALQDRFPQTVPAG
- a CDS encoding MFS transporter, with product MPTEATPGALDRALGKAYRRLLPLLFLCYVIAYVDRTNVAIAKLTMAKDLPAFTNDVIGLGAGIFFLGYFLLEIPGSIIVERWSARKWICRIMVTWGICAALTAFVKTPLQFYAVRFLLGLAEAGFFPGIIVYLTHWFPAKERARALSIFLVASPIAMIVGPALSRLLLPIGTEEVIDGVTVAHPHLLGMAGWQWIYIAWGIPAVVVGLLVLVLMPDRPHDAVWLSRDEADALEEQLAADTRRQKAAHMPVWQALTNPRVLLLALAYFGIVTANYGIEFFLPSILEKTYALKLEEVTVLVMLPSLLVIVGQIFVGRSSDRTGERRWHASVPVFIGAAALVAGALVRGNLPLTVACFVVAAAGMKAYMPAFWALPNLFLASTAAAGSVGLINSVGNLGGFLGPTLLGFVDKTTGSFTIGLLITALTATLSACLIASLPFAAAPREEDAGGADDSDRHDTGPVRVDDDGNPYRRPFADQ